From a single Desulfobacterales bacterium genomic region:
- a CDS encoding ribbon-helix-helix domain-containing protein produces MAKRKMYNTTLDADLIKEIRILAAQLEKRQNDLLEEAIQDLLEKYKFKQPAN; encoded by the coding sequence ATGGCAAAACGAAAGATGTATAATACCACCCTGGATGCTGATTTAATTAAAGAAATCAGGATCCTGGCCGCACAACTCGAAAAACGCCAAAACGATCTGCTCGAAGAGGCCATCCAGGACCTTCTTGAAAAATACAAATTCAAACAACCGGCAAATTAA
- a CDS encoding alpha/beta fold hydrolase: MLNRFAYRTTGLAIRTITNLSKAQISYHGEDNIPAGSNIFVINHFTRLETFLMPYVIFRLTHVPVWSLASYELFKGAFGAYLEKVGAVSTKNPDRDRLIVKTLLTGEANWIIFPEGRMVKNKKLIEKGRFMISAAGGKRQPHTGAATVALRTEFYRQRLRRLQGEDAEEVQRLADQFQIKDMDPVIFGDTHIIPVNLTYYPIRARENILSNLAMRLVDDLPERLIEELMTEGSMLLSGVDIDIRFGEPIEIFECLQCSPIDMDISTKRRFNFDDAIPSRTRLRIEALRLMERYMAAIYNLTTVNHDHLFASMLRAMRTKSIDEKDLRRRVFLASTQIPQNNNISLHRSLDDDQVHLLTDDHYHKFQDFLTVALDTGILLRQGKGLVKDSSKFSSAYDFHRARIDNPIDVMANAVEPITELQRVVNRLAVQPRFWIRRKVANYLMDASIVEYEKDYATFKIEGESKPASVGMPYLIKGRSKKLGIILSHGYMAAPLEVRELAEYLGRLGFWVYAPRLKGHGTSPEDLAMRSYKDWRDSVDRGYAIISNICERVVAGGFSTGAGLALDLADRVDGVAGVFAVAAPLRLKDFSARFAPAVDMWNRLMHRARQTGAKKEFVENKPENIHINYVRNPISGVVEIDRLMDDLEPRLATIKVPTLVVQSSGDPVVEPKGSREIFNLIGSKDKEYLLFNFDRHGILMGDGAQKVHESIGNFIKRFK, from the coding sequence ATGCTGAATCGATTTGCATATCGAACCACAGGATTGGCTATCAGAACGATTACCAACCTGTCAAAGGCTCAAATTTCCTATCATGGCGAAGATAATATTCCCGCCGGATCCAATATATTCGTCATCAATCATTTTACGCGACTCGAGACCTTTTTGATGCCCTATGTGATTTTTCGTCTGACCCATGTTCCGGTCTGGTCTCTGGCATCGTATGAGCTGTTTAAAGGCGCCTTTGGGGCCTATTTGGAAAAAGTCGGCGCTGTTTCCACCAAAAATCCGGATCGGGATCGCCTGATCGTTAAAACCCTGTTGACCGGTGAGGCGAATTGGATAATTTTTCCTGAAGGCCGCATGGTTAAAAATAAAAAACTCATCGAAAAAGGGCGTTTCATGATATCTGCGGCAGGGGGCAAGCGTCAGCCGCATACGGGCGCCGCCACCGTAGCGTTGAGAACCGAGTTTTACCGTCAGCGTCTGAGAAGATTGCAGGGCGAAGACGCCGAAGAAGTTCAGCGTCTGGCAGATCAATTTCAAATCAAAGACATGGATCCGGTTATTTTTGGGGATACCCATATTATTCCGGTTAATCTGACCTATTATCCGATCCGGGCGCGCGAAAACATTCTGAGCAATCTGGCCATGCGTCTGGTCGACGATTTGCCGGAGCGTCTGATCGAAGAGCTGATGACCGAGGGATCCATGCTGCTTTCAGGAGTGGATATAGATATCCGTTTCGGCGAACCCATCGAGATATTCGAGTGTCTTCAATGTTCCCCGATTGACATGGATATTTCTACCAAAAGACGGTTTAATTTTGATGATGCCATCCCTTCACGAACCCGGCTGCGAATCGAAGCCCTCAGATTGATGGAACGGTATATGGCCGCCATTTATAATTTGACGACCGTCAATCATGACCATCTGTTTGCATCTATGCTGCGGGCGATGCGCACCAAATCGATTGATGAAAAAGACCTGCGTAGACGTGTTTTTTTGGCCAGCACCCAAATTCCGCAAAACAACAATATTTCTCTGCATCGCAGCTTAGATGATGATCAGGTGCATTTGCTAACCGACGACCATTATCACAAGTTCCAGGATTTTTTGACGGTGGCGCTGGATACCGGCATCCTGTTGCGGCAAGGCAAAGGGCTTGTCAAAGACTCCTCAAAATTTTCTTCTGCTTATGATTTTCATCGGGCCCGGATTGATAATCCGATTGATGTGATGGCCAATGCGGTGGAACCCATCACCGAGCTGCAGCGCGTCGTCAACCGTTTGGCGGTTCAGCCTCGGTTTTGGATTCGCCGCAAAGTGGCCAACTACCTGATGGATGCATCTATTGTGGAATATGAAAAGGATTATGCCACCTTTAAGATCGAAGGTGAGTCTAAGCCCGCTTCAGTGGGCATGCCCTATTTGATTAAGGGCCGCTCCAAGAAGCTGGGCATCATTCTCTCCCACGGCTATATGGCAGCGCCATTAGAGGTCAGAGAACTGGCTGAATATTTAGGTCGGCTGGGTTTTTGGGTATATGCACCGCGTCTAAAAGGACATGGGACATCCCCGGAAGACCTGGCGATGCGCTCCTATAAAGATTGGCGAGATTCTGTTGACCGTGGCTATGCGATTATCAGTAATATTTGTGAACGTGTGGTAGCCGGCGGGTTTTCAACCGGCGCCGGTCTGGCCTTGGATCTTGCCGATCGGGTCGATGGCGTGGCCGGTGTTTTTGCGGTGGCTGCGCCCCTGCGTCTTAAAGATTTTTCGGCCCGGTTTGCCCCGGCAGTTGATATGTGGAATCGTCTCATGCACAGAGCTCGTCAAACAGGTGCAAAAAAGGAATTTGTAGAAAATAAGCCGGAAAATATTCACATTAACTATGTGCGCAATCCGATTTCAGGTGTGGTGGAAATCGATCGGCTCATGGATGATTTGGAGCCCAGATTAGCCACTATTAAAGTGCCGACCCTGGTGGTTCAATCCAGCGGTGACCCCGTTGTGGAGCCCAAAGGATCCCGTGAGATTTTTAATTTGATTGGGTCAAAAGACAAAGAATATCTTCTGTTTAATTTTGATCGGCATGGTATTCTAATGGGTGACGGTGCCCAAAAAGTTCATGAATCTATAGGTAATTTTATTAAACGATTTAAATAA
- the mtaB gene encoding tRNA (N(6)-L-threonylcarbamoyladenosine(37)-C(2))-methylthiotransferase MtaB, with the protein MPKFKVNTLGCRVNQSESDVIAAQLQAKDWIAVNDCEASEMVVINTCTVTQKAAMQSRQAVRHAIRSNPNACIVVTGCYAQTEPKALEKISGVDYIVGNTDKHRLGELIDVKQAQTKENPLTICNEKCQSQALTLPSAAISGGRTRPVFKVQDGCNAACTYCIVPQARGPSRSLPPDDVLEGIRGLCETGVVEIVLSGVHLGQYGRDLKPKTRLSELLARIERRTIIPRIRLSSIEPLELSDELIQQIAESERFCRHFHIPLQSGDDQILRKMKRPYSPDDFKQIVDNIRRRIPEAAIGVDILVGFPGESDTAFNHTYAFIQALPVSYLHVFPFSARPGTPAANYTGKVAPQIIKQRSEHMRRLGNAKRLQFNQQFIGQQKRVLIESSRHSSTGLLRGLTSNYITVLIDADDSLMNRLMTIRMTEQLDDALIGISD; encoded by the coding sequence ATGCCAAAATTTAAAGTCAACACCCTGGGTTGCAGAGTGAATCAGTCCGAATCCGATGTGATTGCAGCCCAACTGCAAGCCAAAGACTGGATAGCGGTTAATGACTGTGAAGCTTCGGAGATGGTGGTCATCAACACCTGTACCGTAACCCAGAAAGCCGCCATGCAATCCCGCCAGGCAGTGCGTCATGCTATCCGCAGTAATCCAAATGCCTGCATCGTGGTTACCGGTTGCTACGCACAGACCGAACCAAAAGCCCTCGAAAAAATCAGTGGTGTTGACTACATTGTCGGCAACACCGACAAACACCGCCTTGGCGAACTGATCGACGTTAAACAGGCGCAGACAAAGGAAAACCCCCTTACCATCTGCAATGAAAAGTGCCAATCGCAGGCGCTCACACTGCCTTCTGCTGCCATCAGCGGTGGCCGTACACGACCGGTTTTTAAGGTACAGGATGGGTGCAATGCCGCTTGCACTTACTGTATCGTGCCGCAAGCCAGAGGTCCAAGCCGCAGCCTGCCACCAGATGATGTCCTGGAAGGGATTCGGGGCTTGTGCGAGACAGGTGTTGTTGAAATTGTTCTCAGCGGCGTTCATTTGGGTCAATACGGCCGAGATTTAAAACCCAAAACCCGTCTGAGCGAATTGCTGGCGCGTATCGAACGCCGTACCATCATCCCGCGCATAAGACTTAGTTCCATAGAGCCGCTTGAATTGAGCGATGAGCTGATTCAGCAAATAGCCGAATCAGAGCGGTTTTGCCGCCACTTTCACATCCCGCTGCAAAGCGGTGATGACCAAATTCTCAGAAAAATGAAACGACCTTATTCACCCGATGATTTCAAGCAAATCGTTGACAATATTCGCCGACGCATTCCGGAAGCCGCCATTGGTGTTGACATTCTGGTCGGTTTTCCCGGTGAATCCGACACCGCCTTCAACCATACCTACGCGTTCATTCAGGCGCTGCCGGTCTCCTATCTGCATGTCTTTCCGTTTTCGGCCCGACCGGGCACACCGGCGGCAAACTACACCGGCAAAGTGGCGCCCCAAATCATTAAACAAAGATCTGAACACATGCGTCGTCTTGGAAATGCCAAGCGCCTGCAGTTTAATCAACAGTTTATTGGACAGCAAAAACGAGTGCTGATCGAATCATCTCGCCACTCATCAACCGGTCTGTTAAGAGGCCTCACATCCAACTATATCACCGTACTAATTGATGCCGATGATTCTTTGATGAATCGACTAATGACGATCCGCATGACTGAACAGCTTGACGATGCCCTAATAGGTATTAGTGATTAA
- a CDS encoding peptidylprolyl isomerase, with amino-acid sequence MSTKIDYQEDIDRPVALFETSLGDFEAELYAKECPQTVWNFINLAEGRQETSRGGNFYDGLTFHRVIDGFVIQGGCPQGNGTGGPGYQFSDEFDAGLRHADAGILSMANAGPNTNGSQFFITLAPTPHLDDRHAVFGKVVKGLEVVQKIGAVKTGPGDTPLEPVIINSIKIRR; translated from the coding sequence ATGAGCACAAAAATTGACTACCAAGAAGACATTGATCGACCGGTTGCCTTGTTTGAAACCAGTTTAGGCGACTTTGAGGCAGAACTTTACGCCAAGGAGTGCCCGCAAACCGTCTGGAATTTTATTAACCTGGCTGAAGGCCGCCAGGAGACCAGCCGTGGCGGAAATTTTTATGATGGCCTGACATTTCACCGCGTGATTGACGGATTCGTCATTCAAGGCGGGTGCCCGCAGGGAAACGGAACGGGCGGTCCAGGGTATCAATTTTCAGATGAATTTGATGCCGGATTACGGCATGCCGATGCAGGCATCCTTTCGATGGCCAACGCCGGGCCCAACACCAACGGCAGCCAATTTTTCATTACCCTGGCCCCCACACCGCACCTGGACGATCGACATGCGGTTTTCGGAAAAGTCGTCAAAGGGTTGGAGGTCGTTCAAAAAATTGGTGCCGTTAAAACCGGGCCGGGTGATACCCCTTTGGAGCCGGTGATCATCAACAGCATCAAAATTCGAAGATAA
- a CDS encoding bifunctional riboflavin kinase/FAD synthetase: MKIIDRLERIQQPFVNAVITIGNFDGVHIGHQALFHEVIEKADALKGTAIAMTFEPHPMRVLKKNNHPPLITLYEQKQELIERSGIDVLICVPFTKEFAELSAEKFIKELLIKKIGMKAIIVGEDYTFGKKREGNLAVLKSYASQLDYEVIVAEWIKATRDVPDRISSTRVRKLVMAGQIKSARKMLGRHYQIRGMVVKGRDRGGKLLGIPTANINLQDELCPKTGIYAVTVEYQSQIYKGVANIGYSPTFNDNEFTVEVHILDFSDNIYGQKIRVNFIERIRDEKKFGHIDELKSQIHQDIEAAQKILVVYDE, encoded by the coding sequence ATGAAGATTATCGATCGTCTTGAACGTATTCAACAACCATTTGTCAATGCGGTTATTACCATTGGAAACTTTGATGGTGTTCACATTGGCCACCAGGCACTTTTTCATGAGGTCATCGAAAAGGCAGATGCGCTAAAGGGTACTGCGATTGCCATGACCTTTGAACCGCATCCCATGCGGGTGTTAAAGAAAAACAACCACCCTCCCCTGATTACCCTCTATGAGCAAAAACAAGAACTCATCGAACGCTCCGGCATCGATGTGCTCATCTGTGTGCCCTTCACAAAAGAATTTGCTGAACTGTCAGCCGAAAAATTCATTAAAGAATTGCTCATCAAAAAAATCGGCATGAAGGCCATCATCGTGGGTGAAGATTACACGTTTGGCAAAAAACGTGAAGGCAACCTGGCCGTTCTAAAATCTTATGCCTCCCAACTGGACTATGAAGTAATTGTGGCCGAATGGATCAAGGCCACTAGAGATGTGCCGGACCGTATCAGTAGCACTCGTGTCAGAAAACTGGTGATGGCGGGTCAAATCAAATCGGCTCGCAAAATGCTGGGTCGTCATTATCAAATCAGGGGCATGGTGGTTAAAGGGCGTGATCGCGGCGGCAAACTGCTGGGCATCCCGACGGCCAATATCAACCTGCAAGACGAGCTGTGTCCCAAAACCGGTATATACGCCGTGACAGTTGAATACCAGAGCCAGATTTACAAAGGTGTGGCCAATATTGGCTACAGCCCCACTTTCAATGACAATGAATTTACTGTTGAGGTTCACATTCTGGATTTCAGCGATAATATTTATGGCCAGAAGATACGCGTCAATTTCATTGAGCGCATACGAGATGAAAAGAAATTTGGACATATTGACGAGCTCAAAAGCCAGATCCATCAAGATATTGAAGCCGCCCAGAAAATATTGGTCGTATATGACGAGTAA
- a CDS encoding lysylphosphatidylglycerol synthase transmembrane domain-containing protein, producing the protein MKNHLLISLTIGIALSVAALYFTFRNVPLGDLVVYLGSINYVWVIPATFLVLLSFFVRALRWQFILASTHKIGIWPAFHPMMIGFMINCIFPGRLGEFARPAILQKKEQVPFGTGIATVAAERVFDVAALVTFAVITLTAIDINPEVQIVFGNFQLNRATLEILFNRIILMGILLMIGMIAVSIPSIRRAIHQLILALPLLFIFASETTKTKIRVKACEPLTRFVDNIAKGFTLVKHPQKIIICSIYSLLVWIIAAFSYYAFSFGSPGVQLTFTEMFAVMVIICLFIALPSVPGFWGLWEAGGVFAMSLFGTSSDVAAGFTLANHAVQMFPVIVVGFVSAIITSVNIWQLSYEKKSAKA; encoded by the coding sequence ATGAAAAATCATCTGCTTATCTCTCTGACAATCGGCATTGCGCTCTCAGTGGCGGCTCTTTACTTTACCTTTCGCAACGTCCCGCTGGGGGATCTCGTTGTTTATCTGGGATCGATAAATTATGTCTGGGTGATACCGGCCACATTTTTGGTACTCCTAAGCTTTTTTGTCCGCGCGCTGCGCTGGCAATTTATACTGGCATCGACTCATAAAATCGGCATATGGCCAGCATTTCATCCTATGATGATCGGTTTTATGATTAACTGCATCTTTCCGGGAAGACTCGGAGAGTTTGCACGTCCCGCTATTTTGCAAAAAAAAGAACAGGTGCCCTTCGGCACCGGGATTGCAACGGTTGCCGCCGAGCGCGTGTTTGACGTTGCCGCGCTGGTGACCTTTGCGGTCATCACCCTCACGGCTATTGATATCAATCCAGAAGTGCAAATTGTATTCGGGAATTTTCAGCTCAATCGCGCCACGCTGGAGATCCTTTTTAACCGTATCATTCTCATGGGCATCTTATTGATGATCGGCATGATCGCCGTGAGTATCCCGTCGATTCGTCGTGCCATCCATCAGTTGATCTTGGCCCTTCCGCTTCTGTTCATTTTTGCTTCTGAGACCACGAAAACAAAAATCCGCGTCAAAGCATGCGAACCGCTCACTCGCTTTGTTGACAATATTGCCAAAGGATTTACGTTAGTAAAACATCCCCAAAAAATCATCATTTGTTCAATCTATTCGCTTTTGGTGTGGATTATTGCGGCGTTTTCTTACTATGCCTTCAGCTTTGGTAGTCCGGGGGTTCAATTGACCTTTACAGAAATGTTTGCGGTCATGGTGATTATTTGCCTGTTTATCGCCCTTCCCTCGGTCCCTGGTTTTTGGGGGCTCTGGGAAGCCGGTGGCGTTTTCGCCATGTCCTTGTTCGGGACTTCGTCAGATGTTGCTGCCGGTTTTACTTTGGCCAATCACGCCGTACAGATGTTTCCGGTCATTGTTGTCGGTTTTGTTTCAGCCATCATTACCAGCGTCAATATCTGGCAGTTATCTTATGAAAAAAAATCCGCCAAAGCGTAA
- the def gene encoding peptide deformylase: MSTLKILTYPDNTLRNPTRELDNIDGDVQNMIDQMSAAMYAAPGVGLAAIQVGWGRSVLIYDISPSDDGSDLQVLINPRIIDQEGEILSENEGCLSVPEFRADVKRYSSILVEAVDREGRPLKLEADGMLAIVLQHEIDHLKGKLFIDHISALKRQIYTRRIKKKLRSK, from the coding sequence ATGTCGACACTCAAAATTTTGACATATCCGGATAATACCCTTCGAAATCCAACCCGTGAATTGGACAACATTGACGGTGATGTTCAAAACATGATTGATCAAATGTCTGCCGCAATGTATGCAGCACCAGGCGTTGGGCTAGCGGCTATCCAGGTGGGTTGGGGCCGCAGCGTGCTCATTTATGACATCTCTCCGTCCGATGACGGAAGTGATTTACAGGTTCTCATCAACCCGCGCATCATCGATCAAGAGGGCGAAATTTTATCCGAAAATGAAGGCTGCCTGAGTGTCCCGGAATTTCGCGCAGACGTGAAACGGTATTCGTCCATCTTAGTTGAAGCCGTTGACCGCGAGGGCCGACCGCTGAAATTGGAAGCTGATGGAATGCTGGCCATTGTCTTGCAGCATGAAATCGACCATTTAAAAGGCAAGCTATTTATCGACCACATCAGCGCTTTGAAAAGACAAATATATACGCGCCGGATAAAAAAGAAACTGCGGTCGAAGTGA
- the fmt gene encoding methionyl-tRNA formyltransferase, whose translation MKDKFTIIFMGTPAFAVPSLQMLHQEGYRLAMVVTQPDRPKGRGRKPAAPPVKQTALALNLNLLQPTKPHTAELIDQVQGIRPDLLIVIAYGHILSEQILQLPKLGAINVHASLLPKLRGPAPIQWAIINGETQTGITTMYMDAGMDTGDILLSRSEPILPADTAATLHDRLAVIGADLLLQTLKDLAAQKITPKGQDHTGATYAPLLKRQDGRIDWNKSAKALDAFIRGMTPWPGAFTFHHQQRLKILKAAPILEPVSESAGTVLEFFPGELMVATGKGALSILEIQGPSGKRLAIADFLRGYALPPGTVLQ comes from the coding sequence GTGAAAGACAAGTTCACTATCATCTTTATGGGCACTCCGGCCTTTGCCGTGCCTTCTCTTCAAATGCTCCACCAGGAAGGCTATCGTTTGGCGATGGTTGTCACCCAGCCTGATCGCCCCAAGGGTCGCGGCCGCAAACCGGCGGCGCCGCCGGTTAAGCAAACAGCATTGGCGCTAAACCTCAATTTGCTCCAACCGACCAAACCCCATACAGCTGAATTGATCGATCAGGTCCAGGGCATTCGGCCTGATCTGCTGATTGTGATCGCATACGGCCATATTCTTTCCGAACAAATCTTACAGCTACCCAAATTGGGTGCCATCAATGTGCATGCATCTTTGCTCCCAAAATTAAGAGGCCCAGCACCGATTCAATGGGCCATTATCAATGGCGAAACCCAGACCGGCATCACAACCATGTATATGGATGCGGGCATGGATACGGGCGACATCCTATTGTCGCGTTCAGAACCCATTTTGCCTGCAGATACTGCAGCCACCCTGCATGACCGTCTGGCGGTTATCGGCGCCGATTTGCTTTTGCAAACGTTAAAGGATCTGGCCGCTCAAAAAATCACGCCCAAGGGCCAGGATCACACCGGCGCTACCTATGCACCACTGTTAAAAAGACAAGATGGCCGTATCGACTGGAACAAATCGGCCAAAGCACTAGACGCATTTATCAGGGGCATGACGCCCTGGCCCGGGGCATTTACCTTTCACCATCAACAGCGCTTGAAGATCCTAAAAGCCGCACCGATTTTAGAGCCGGTTTCGGAATCCGCCGGCACTGTTCTTGAGTTCTTTCCCGGTGAATTGATGGTCGCCACCGGCAAAGGGGCACTATCGATATTAGAGATTCAAGGCCCCTCTGGCAAACGGTTGGCCATTGCCGATTTTTTAAGAGGTTATGCGTTGCCGCCGGGAACGGTTTTACAATAA
- the rsmB gene encoding 16S rRNA (cytosine(967)-C(5))-methyltransferase RsmB, which produces MVDARYSALKVLNTLERGKKTLDRILHELPQDEAYLSRRDRALLNAMVYGVLRWRGRLDHIIAYFSKMPMRKIQPVVLNILRLGLFQILFLDRVPDSAAVHTAVELTKQTHNYKAAGFVNALLRKAAAEHNRVMFDSFEQDPLAFLTTRQSVPQWLAKRWLKRLSAKTIMALSESINTIPPITIRSNTLKMCRQDLMPHLAGEVEHLAATSYAPDGINIRNPNQRIQHLAAFKEGWFQVQDEAAQLVALLLNPQPGESVLDACAGLGGKTSHIAQLMLNQGTICAMDSNAAKLKQLNDEMQRLGIIIVTTTCQDLLNPVEPFHHNRYDRVLLDAPCSGLGVVRRNPDIKWHASLARVERQASIQKQILKNMAMLVKPKGILVYAVCSTEFEENEAVIEDFLKNQPDFVIDKRWGALPEDIRPAIKSNTGFTTLAFIEQMDGFYLARLKRKK; this is translated from the coding sequence ATGGTTGATGCTCGATATAGTGCCTTGAAGGTTCTCAATACTTTAGAGCGGGGAAAAAAAACGCTGGACCGCATTTTACATGAGCTGCCCCAGGATGAAGCCTATCTTTCCCGACGGGATCGGGCGCTGCTAAATGCCATGGTCTACGGTGTATTAAGATGGCGCGGCCGTCTGGATCATATCATCGCGTATTTTTCCAAAATGCCCATGCGTAAAATCCAGCCGGTGGTTTTGAATATCTTGCGACTGGGTCTTTTTCAGATACTCTTTCTGGATCGCGTGCCGGATTCAGCCGCAGTCCATACTGCTGTGGAACTAACCAAACAGACCCATAATTACAAAGCAGCCGGCTTCGTCAACGCACTGCTGCGCAAAGCCGCCGCTGAACACAATCGTGTGATGTTTGATTCTTTCGAACAAGACCCGCTGGCGTTTTTAACAACTCGACAATCCGTTCCACAATGGCTTGCCAAACGCTGGCTAAAGCGCTTATCAGCAAAAACCATTATGGCCCTCTCGGAATCTATAAACACCATTCCGCCCATTACCATCCGATCTAATACGCTCAAGATGTGTCGCCAGGATCTGATGCCGCATCTAGCTGGCGAGGTTGAGCACCTCGCAGCAACATCATACGCACCTGACGGAATTAACATACGAAATCCCAATCAAAGAATTCAACATCTGGCAGCCTTCAAAGAAGGCTGGTTTCAGGTACAGGATGAAGCCGCCCAGTTGGTGGCCCTACTGTTAAACCCCCAGCCGGGTGAATCTGTGTTGGACGCATGTGCCGGTTTGGGCGGCAAGACATCACATATAGCGCAATTGATGTTAAACCAGGGCACTATTTGTGCTATGGATAGCAATGCCGCAAAGCTCAAACAGCTTAATGATGAAATGCAGCGTCTGGGGATAATCATCGTGACGACCACCTGCCAAGATTTGTTGAATCCAGTTGAACCATTTCATCATAACCGCTACGACCGGGTTCTACTAGATGCGCCCTGTTCCGGCTTGGGTGTGGTGCGGCGTAATCCAGACATTAAATGGCATGCGTCATTGGCCCGTGTGGAGCGCCAGGCCAGCATTCAAAAACAAATTCTTAAAAATATGGCTATGCTGGTTAAACCCAAAGGCATCCTGGTATATGCGGTCTGCAGCACGGAATTTGAAGAGAACGAAGCGGTCATCGAGGATTTTTTGAAAAACCAACCGGATTTTGTTATAGATAAACGCTGGGGCGCACTGCCTGAAGACATACGCCCTGCCATCAAATCCAATACCGGGTTTACAACGCTTGCATTTATCGAGCAAATGGACGGATTTTATCTAGCCCGTCTCAAAAGAAAAAAGTGA
- a CDS encoding PASTA domain-containing protein: MISKIAKIVGLGLAFIFVAGISAYLTLTLIIKSEDTVIVPDLEGKDVVYALEILTELELNTKVKGSEYTGDIPKNHVVFQEPTPGAEIKKGRDVRIILSKGSKTFAMPYLLGLSIQQTDIILEENDMCRGELSRTHHVNIEKDAVIAQVPASGIVVSRKACADLLVSLGPRPKAFKMPNLAGLTLEDALQSIEDLNLKVGELKSAYQDHKPRNTIVEQEPVSGQRVVIGSTVRLLINREAHKEKSSPSLGQASGNLFSYRLDSGFLNRHIRVSLNTAGFTNDLFDDFVKAGEEIWLLIPTDREATIFVYENDRLIKTQVFKAN, encoded by the coding sequence GTGATTTCAAAGATAGCCAAAATCGTCGGTCTGGGCCTGGCGTTTATCTTTGTTGCCGGCATCAGCGCCTATTTAACCCTTACGCTAATTATCAAAAGCGAAGATACCGTTATTGTTCCAGATCTTGAAGGCAAAGATGTCGTTTACGCCCTGGAAATTCTGACCGAGCTTGAACTCAATACCAAAGTCAAAGGTTCAGAATATACCGGTGATATTCCGAAAAATCATGTGGTTTTCCAGGAACCAACACCAGGCGCCGAAATCAAAAAGGGCCGGGATGTCCGAATCATTCTGTCCAAAGGTTCCAAAACATTTGCCATGCCGTATTTACTGGGCCTTTCCATCCAACAGACCGATATTATTTTAGAGGAAAACGATATGTGTCGCGGGGAGCTTTCGCGCACCCATCACGTTAATATAGAAAAAGATGCCGTCATCGCGCAAGTCCCCGCATCCGGCATTGTGGTGTCCCGCAAAGCGTGTGCTGATCTTTTAGTGAGTCTGGGGCCACGACCCAAGGCCTTTAAAATGCCAAATCTGGCTGGTTTGACGCTTGAAGATGCGCTGCAGTCAATTGAAGACCTAAATCTAAAGGTCGGAGAGCTAAAGTCAGCCTACCAAGATCATAAACCGCGCAATACCATTGTCGAGCAGGAACCGGTATCCGGCCAACGGGTTGTCATCGGCAGCACGGTGCGCTTGCTGATCAACCGTGAGGCGCATAAAGAAAAATCCAGCCCTTCCTTAGGCCAGGCAAGCGGAAATCTTTTTAGCTACCGACTGGACAGCGGTTTTTTAAATCGACACATTCGTGTGAGTCTCAATACGGCAGGGTTTACCAACGACCTGTTTGATGATTTTGTCAAAGCAGGGGAAGAAATCTGGCTGTTGATTCCAACCGATCGTGAGGCCACCATATTTGTATATGAAAATGATCGCCTTATAAAGACCCAGGTTTTTAAAGCAAATTAG
- the rpe gene encoding ribulose-phosphate 3-epimerase has protein sequence MKLIAPSILSADFSKLGEEIKAVEAAGADWIHADVMDGHFVPNITIGPLIVAAVKRVTSLPIDVHLMIDNPDNYIAAFAAAGAAYISVQVETCTHLNRTVQLIKDSGAQAGVVLNPSTPVASLESILEYVDYVLIMSVNPGFGGQTFIPNSIDKIKDLHQQIQERELSILIEVDGGVNEKTIAAVAAAGTDVFVAGSAIFGQKDYQKTIQRLRQKMEGI, from the coding sequence ATGAAACTGATTGCGCCGTCAATTCTGTCAGCAGATTTTTCGAAACTCGGAGAAGAAATCAAAGCAGTTGAAGCCGCGGGTGCAGACTGGATTCACGCCGACGTCATGGACGGTCATTTCGTACCCAACATTACCATTGGTCCGCTGATCGTTGCAGCCGTCAAACGCGTCACCAGCCTTCCGATCGACGTGCATCTGATGATCGACAATCCTGACAATTATATCGCGGCATTTGCCGCCGCCGGCGCTGCTTATATATCCGTCCAGGTTGAAACCTGCACCCATCTTAACCGCACGGTTCAACTAATTAAAGATTCCGGCGCTCAGGCAGGTGTTGTGTTGAACCCATCCACCCCGGTAGCCAGCCTCGAATCCATACTTGAATACGTGGATTATGTCCTGATTATGAGCGTCAATCCCGGTTTTGGCGGCCAAACATTTATCCCCAACAGCATTGATAAAATCAAAGACTTGCACCAACAGATTCAGGAACGGGAACTCAGCATTTTAATAGAAGTCGACGGCGGGGTGAACGAAAAAACCATCGCTGCAGTTGCTGCCGCCGGTACCGATGTTTTTGTGGCCGGCTCGGCCATATTCGGTCAAAAAGATTACCAAAAAACCATCCAGCGCTTGCGCCAGAAGATGGAAGGCATTTAG